From the genome of Gorilla gorilla gorilla isolate KB3781 chromosome 4, NHGRI_mGorGor1-v2.1_pri, whole genome shotgun sequence, one region includes:
- the LOC101135168 gene encoding LOW QUALITY PROTEIN: leucine-rich repeat-containing protein 37A (The sequence of the model RefSeq protein was modified relative to this genomic sequence to represent the inferred CDS: deleted 1 base in 1 codon) → MTSAQCPALACVMSRLCFWGPWPLLMWQLLWLLVKEAQPLEWVKDPLQLTSNPLGPPEPWSSHSSHFPRESPHAPTFPADPWDFDHLGPSASSEVPAPPQESTENLVPFLDTWDSAGELPLEPEQFLASQQDLKDKLSPQERLPVSPKKLKKDPAQRWSLAEIIGIIRQLSTPQSQKQTLQHEYSSTDTPYPSSLPPELRVKSDEPPGPSEQVGPSQFHLEPETENPETLEDIQSSSLQQEAPAQLPQLPEEEEPSSMQQEAPALPPESSMESLTLPNHEVTVQPPGEDQAHYHSPNITVKPADVEVTITSEPTNETESSQAQQEAPIWFPEEVEPSATQQEAPIEPPVPPMERELSISEQQQPVQPSESSGEVESSPTQQETPGQPPEHHEVTVSPPGHHQTRHLDSPSVSVKPPDVQLTIAAEPSAEVGTSLVHQEATAQLSGSGNDVEPPAIQHGGPPLLPESSEEAGPLAVQQETLFQSPEPINNENPSPTQQEAAAEHPQTAEEGESSLTHQEAPAQTPEFPNVVVAQPPEHSHLTQATVQPLDLGFTITPESMTEVELSPTMKETPTQPPKKVVPQLRVYQGVTNPTPGQDQAQHPVSPSVTVQLLDLGLTITPEPTTEVGHSTPPKRTIVSPKHPEVTLPHPDQVQTQHSHLTRATVQPLDLGFTITPKSMTEVEPSTALMTTAPPPGHPEVTLPPSDKGQAQHSHLTQATVQPLDLELTITTKPTTEVKPSPTTEETSTQPPDLGLAITPEPTTETGHSTALEKTTAPHPDQLQTLHRKLTEVTGPPTELEPTQDSLVQSESYIQDKALAAPEEHKASTSTNICELCTCRDEMLSCIDLNPEQRLRQVPVPEPNTHNGTFTILNFQGNYISYIDVNVWKAYSWTEKLILRENTLTELHKDSFEGLLSLQYLDLSCNKIQSIERHTFEPLPFLKFINLSCNVITELSFGTFQAWHGMQFLHKLILNHNPLTTVEDPYLFKLPALKYLDMGTTLVPLTTLKNILMMTVELEKLILPSHMACCLCQFKNSIEAVCKTVKLHCNSACLTNTTHCPEEASVGNPEEAFMKVLQARKNYTSTELIVEPEEPSDSSGINLSAFGSEQLDTNDESDVSTLSYILPYFSAVNLDVKSLLIPVIKLPTTGNSLAKIQTVGQNRQRVNRVLMGPRSIQKRHFKEVGRQSIRREQGAQASVENAAEEKRLGSPAPRELEQPHTQQGPEKLAGKAVYKVKKSPKVRKKSYLNRLMLANRLPFSAAKSLISSPSQGAFSSLGDLSPQENPFLEVSAPSEHFIENSNTKDTISKARNAFEENVLMENTNMPEGTISENTNYNHPPEADSAGTAFNLGPTVKQTETKWEYNNVGTDLSPEPKSFHYPLLSSPGDQLEIQLTQQLQSLIPNNNVRRLIAHVIRTLKMDCSGAHVQVTCAKLISRTGHLMKLLSGQQEVKASNIQWDTDQWKTENYINESTEAQSEQKEKSLELTKVPGYGYTTKLIVALILTGILTILIILFCLIVMCCHRKSLQEDEEGFSRGIFRFLPQRRCSSQRESQDGLLLFRPPLWLKGMYKLLSATRLNNHVWKLHKKSSNEDEILNRDPGDSEAPSEEEESEALP, encoded by the exons ATGACTTCCGCTCAGTGCCCGGCACTAGCGTGTGTCATGTCCCGGCTGTGTTTCTGGGGCCCATGGCCCCTCCTTATGTGGCAACTATTGTGGCTACTAGTCAAGGaggctcagcctctggagtgggtCAAGGACCCGCTCCAGCTGACCTCTAACCCCCTGGGGCCGCCTGAGCCCTGGTCTTCCCACTCCTCCCATTTCCCACGGGAATCTCCCCATGCGCCTACTTTCCCGGCAGACCCGTGGGACTTTGATCACCTGGGGCCCTCTGCTTCCTCAGAGGTGCCAGCCCCACCCCAGGAATCGACTGAAAATTTGGTTCCATTCCTGGACACCTGGGATTCAGCTGGAGAGCTGCCCCTGGAGCCAGAGCAGTTCTTGGCTTCACAGCAGGATTTAAAGGACAAGCTGAGTCCACAGGAAAGGCTCCCTGTTTCGCCCAAGAAGCTGAAGAAAGATCCAGCTCAGCGTTGGAGCCTTGCTGAGATTATTGGAATTATACGCCAATTATCCACACCTCAGAGTCAGAAACAGACTTTGCAGCATGAATATTCCAGCACGGATACACCGTATCCCAGTAGCCTGCCTCCAGAACTCCGGGTGAAGTCAGATGAGCCTCCAGGGCCCTCTGAGCAAGTTGGACCTTCTCAATTCCATCTAGAGCCTGAAACTGAAAATCCAGAGACCCTTGAAGACATCCAGTCCTCTTCACTCCAGCAAGAAGCCCCAGCACAGCTTCCACAGCTCCCTGAGGAGGAAGAACCTTCTTCAATGCAGCAGGaggccccagctctgcctccagagtCCTCTATGGAGAGTCTAACTCTACCGAATCATGAGGTGACCGTTCAACCTCCAGGTGAGGATCAAGCTCATTATCACTCGCCCAACATTACAGTTAAACCTGCAGATGTGGAGGTTACCATAACTTCAGAGCCTACCAATGAGACAGAATCTTCCCAAGCCCAGCAGGAGGCCCCAATTTGGTTTCCAGAGGAGGTGGAACCTTCTGCAACCCAACAGGAGGCCCCAATTGAGCCTCCAGTTCCTCCTATGGAGCGTGAACTTTCCATCAGTGAGCAGCAGCAGCCAGTTCAGCCTTCTGAGTCTTCTGGGGAGGTCGAATCTTCTCCGACCCAGCAGGAGACCCCAGGTCAGCCTCCAGAACATCATGAAGTCACAGTTTCACCTCCAGGTCACCATCAAACTCGTCATTTAGATTCACCCAGTGTCTCTGTGAAGCCTCCAGACGTGCAGCTCACCATAGCAGCAGAGCCTAGTGCAGAGGTGGGAACTTCTCTAGTCCACCAGGAGGCTACAGCTCAGCTCTCAGGGTCAGGTAATGATGTAGAACCTCCCGCCATCCAGCACGGGGGCCCACCTCTGCTTCCAGAGTCATCGGAAGAAGCTGGACCTTTAGCAGTTCAACAGGAGACTTTATTTCAATCTCCGGAACCTATTAATAATGAGAACCCCTCTCCAACCCAGCAGGAGGCTGCAGCTGAGCATCCACAGACCGCTGAGGAGGGTGAGTCTTCCCTAACCCATCAGGAGGCCCCAGCTCAGACTCCAGAGTTCCCTAATGTAGTTGTAGCTCAACCTCCAGAGCATTCACACCTGACTCAAGCCACAGTTCAACCTTTGGATCTGGGGTTTACCATCACTCCAGAATCCATGACAGAGGTTGAACTTTCTCCAACCATGAAGGAgaccccaactcagcctcctaagaaaGTTGTACCCCAACTTCGAGTATATCAAGGGGTAACAAATCCAACACCAGGTCAGGATCAAGCTCAGCATCCAGTGTCACCCAGCGTTACAGTTCAACTTTTGGACCTGGGACTCACTATCACTCCAGAACCCACTACGGAGGTTGGACATTCTACACCTCCGAAGAGGACTATAGTTTCTCCAAAGCATCCTGAGGTGACACTTCCACATCCAGACCAGGTTCAGACTCAGCATTCACACCTGACTCGAGCCACAGTTCAACCTTTGGACCTGGGGTTTACCATCACTCCAAAATCCATGACAGAGGTTGAACCTTCTACAGCCCTGATGACTACAGCTCCTCCTCCAGGACACCCTGAGGTGACACTTCCACCTTCAGACAAGGGTCAGGCTCAGCATTCACACCTGACTCAAGCCACCGTTCAACCTCTGGACCTGGAGCTTACCATAACTACAAAACCTACTACAGAGGTTAAACCGTCTCCAACCACGGAGGAGACCTCAACTCAGCCTCCAGACCTAGGGCTTGCCATAACTCCAGAGCCCACTACAGAGACTGGACATTCTACAGCCCTGGAGAAGACTACAGCTCCTCATCCAGATCAGCTTCAGACTCTGCATCGAAAACTGACTGAAGTCACAGGTCCACCTACTGAGCTAGAACCTACTCAGGATTCACTGGTGCAGTCTGAAAGTTACATCCAAGATAAGGCTTTAGCTGCACCAGAGGAACATAAGGCCTCCACAAGCACCAACATATGTGAGCTCTGTACCTGCAGAGATGAGATGTTGTCATGTATTGATCTCAACCCAGAGCAGAGGCTCCGCCAAGTGCCTGTGCCAGAGCCCAACACCCACAATGGCACCTTCACCATCTT aaatttccAAGGAAACTATATTTCTTACATTGATGTAAATGTATGGAAAGCATACAGTTGGACCGAGAAACT AATTCTCAGAGAAAATACCTTGACTGAATTACACAAGGATTCATTTGAAGGCCTGCTATCCCTCCAGTATTT aGATTTATCCTGCAATAAAATACAGTCTATTGAAAGACATACATTTGAACCACTACCATTTTTGAAGTTTAT aaatcttaGTTGCAATGTAATTACAGAACTCAGCTTTGGAACATTTCAGGCCTGGCACGGAATGCAGTTTTTACATAAGTT aATTCTCAATCACAATCCTCTGACAACTGTTGAAGATCCGTATCTCTTTAAATTGCCAGcattaaaatatct AGACATGGGAACAACGCTAGTCCCACTTACAACACTTAAGAACATTCTCATGATGACTGTTGAACTGGAAAAACT GATCTTACCTAGCCATATGGCCTGCTGCCTCTGCCAATTTAAAAACAGCATTGAGGCTGTCTGCAAGACAGTCAAGCTGCATTGCAACAGTGCATGTCTGACAAACACCACACACTGTC CTGAAGAAGCATCTGTAGGGAATCCAGAAGAAGCGTTCATGAAGGTGTTACAAGCCCGGAAGAATTACACAAGCACTGAGCTGATTGTTGAGCCGGAGGAGCCCTCAGACAGCAGTGGCATCAACTTGTCAGCCTTTGGGAGTGAGCAGCTAGACACCAATGACGAGAGTGATGTTAGTACACTAAGTTACATCTTGCCTTATTTCTCAGCGGTAAACCTAGATGTGAAATCACTGTTAATACCAGTCATTAAACTGCCAACCACAGGAAACAGCCTGGCAAAGATTCAAACTGTAGGCCAAAACCGGCAGAGAGTGAATAGAGTCCTCATGGGCCCAAGGAGCATCCAGAAAAGGCACTTCAAAGAGGTAGGAAGGCAGAGCATCAGGAGGGAACAGGGTGCCCAGGCATCTGTGGAGAACGCTGCCGAAGAAAAAAGGCTCGGGAGTCCAGCCCCAAGGGAGCTGGAACAGCCTCACACACAGCAGGGGCCTGAGAAGTTAGCGGGAAAGGCCGTCTACAAGGTCAAAAAGAGTCCAAAGGTCAGAAAGAAAAGTTATCTGAATAGACTGATGCTCGCAAACAGGCTTCCATTCTCTGCAGCGAAGAGCCTCATAAGTTCCCCTTCACAAGGGGCTTTTTCATCCTTAGGAGACCTGAGTCCTCAAGAAAACCCTTTTCTGGAAGTATCTGCTCCTTCAGAACATTTTATAGAAAACAGTAATACAAAAGACACAATTTCAAAGGCAAGAAATGCCTTTGAAGAAAATGTTCTTATGGAAAACACTAACATGCCAGAAGGAACCATCTCTGAAAACACAAACTACAATCATCCTCCTGAGGCAGATTCCGCTGGGACTGCATTCAACTTAGGGCCAACTGTTAAACAAACTGAGACAAAATGGGAATACAACAACGTGGGCACTGACCTGTCCCCCGAGCCCAAAAGCTTCCATTACCCATTGCTCTCGTCCCCAGGTGATCAGTTGGAAATTCAGCTAACCCAGCAGCTACAGTCCCTTATCCCCAACAACAATGTGAGAAGGCTCATTGCTCATGTTATCCGGACCTTGAAGATGGACTGCTCTGGGGCCCATGTGCAAGTGACCTGTGCCAAGCTCATCTCCAGGACAGGCCACCTGATGAAGCTTCTCAGTGGGCAGCAGGAAGTAAAGGCATCCAACATACAATGGGATACGGACCAATGGAAGACTGAGAACTACATTAATGAGAGCACAGAAGCCCAGAGTGAACAGAAAGAGAAGTCGCTTGAG ctcacaaAAGTTCCAGGATATGGCTATACCACCAAACTCATCGTGGCATTAATTCTGACTGGAATACTAACTATTTTGATTATACTTTTCTGCCTCATTGTG ATGTGTTGTCACCGAAAGTCATTACAAGAAGATGAAGAAGGATTCTCAAG GGGCATTTTCAGATTTCTGCCACAGAGGAGATGCTCTTCGCAAAGGGAGAGTCAG GATGGACTTTTGTTATTCCGACCGCCGCTCTGGCTGAAAGGTATGTATAAACTTCTCAGTGCCACAAGATTAAATAATCACGTATGGAAGCTGCACAAGAAGTCATCTAATGAGGACGAGATCCTCAACAGGGACCCTGG GGACAGCGAAGCCCCcagc gaggaggaggagagtgaaGCCCTGCCATAG